The window agactatccaaATTatttaaacaagaattaaacctaaaagtatttgaatctaaactaactaaaataaagaaaaacaaatagtAGTAAATTCAAAACAAAGGAAGAGCGGacttttatgttatcaatgtgatGAAAATGACCAAGGGTCATGGACAATCTAGCAATCCTACTgtattgactaattaatttatctggtttgtTGGTTGACGGGATTattattgctcataagaatctgtcgagttcttactcacctattcaAAATAacctaatacctatatgtctatagagttagaatcaacaagaatacATTTATAATTCTCGTATAATAACTAAGCAAGACAATTagcatatgtctatcctaactgcgAATCCATTCCTCCatcccaggttcaagaacttgctctactcaatcctatatgcaatctagaattctcactttcgagttcaattctagattttTAGATAGTATTGATTTCCGAACTAGGGCAACTGGGTGCCTGACCTCACGAGGCCAGGTCTGGAACGCGCCTGGAACCTCGTGAGGCCAGGCTCTTTTCGTATTCCCATTTATTGCAAATCGTAACAAGAATTTACATGATCTTTTTCACTTTTCATCTATCTCCAATAATGTCCCAAGAATACTATCGCATATATTCTTCTCATTGTGCATCAGATCAAGATTGTGCCTCAATTTGTTAGTTTCCCAGTACGGTAGTTCAAAGAAGATGGATCTTTTCTTCCATGGACACTTGTTATCCCGAGACCTTTTCTTTTGGCCCTTTCCAAAGACATTCTTGAATTCACGCAACTCTTCGAGGACTTCTGTATCCGACAAAGGAGTATGTGCAAGTCTATGATCCTCCTTACCATCAAATGATTTCTTATCTCTTCGAAATGGATGTTCAGGAGGCAAAAATGTCTAATGACTCATGTAGCACATCTTATGACTATGCTTGAGATATTGAGAGCATGTGCCATAATTACAAGTGGGGCATGcaaatttttcctttgttctccatcCAGAAAGCATTGTTAGTGCAGGAAAATCACTAATTGTCCACATTAACGCTGCACGCAATTGAAATATCTGGTTAGATTCGGCATGAAATGTTTGTACACTGAATTCTCATAGTTCCTTCAATTCAGCAATTAGTGGTTGTAGATATACATCTATATCATTTCCCGGAGATGACATACCTGGGATGATCATTGACAACATTATATACTCTGGCTTCATGCAAATCCAAGGCGATAGATTATAGTTCATTAACATAACAGACCACGTGCTATGTGAAATGCTTATTGTTCGAAACAGGTTGAAACTATCACTTGAAAGACCCAATCTAACATTGCGAGGGTCGCTAGAGAATTCAGGGTGCAAGGAGTCGAATTCCTTCCAAGCATCACTATCAGCAGGATGTCTTATATTTCCATCATTCAGTCGTTCAATAGCATGCCATTTCATAGCTACAGCTATTTCGGGACACATGAATATCCTCTGTAGCCAAGGCTTTAATGGAAAGTACCTTAAAACCTTTGCAGAGGTTTTGGTCTTTTTATTAGTCAAGACATTAAAAACATTCTTCCATCTAGAAGACCCACATACAGAACAATTATCCGCATTTACATTGTCATGGCCAAATAACATGCAATCATTAGGACAtgcatgtatttttttttataatgaaGACTCAAATCTTTTATCATGCTTGTTGCTTTGTAGAAAGACTGGGGTAGCTGAGCAAACGGAAATGCctcttttaacaactccaacaAGTCTGTGAATGCCACATTACTCATCCCATAAATGCATTTAAACAAGTACAACCGAATCGTAAAATctaatttggagaaattctcacaCCCTGGATAtaattcttcttttccttcttctagTAATTTAAAGAATCTGTTTGCATCTTCCGATGGTCCATCCCTTACTCTTTTATGTCCCAAATCATCCTCGACATTTCGAAATGTATCATGAAGTAATCCATCAATATCGTCATATATGTCAGAACCTTCTTCATTACTGCTTGGACATGCAGTCTTTCTCGAGGAAAATCCTTCCCCGTGGAAAATCCATTTGTTGTATCCATGAACAAAACCATTAACAATCAAGTGGTCTTCCACCACATTTCTATGATGCCAAAACAATTAGCGCACTCTTTACAAGGGCATAATATTTGTTTTACTTGGGAAGCTCGTTCAAATGCTTTATCAAGAAATTTATTCACTCCTTGTATGTACTTATTAGTTGACCTTCGAAGGCCCATCCACATTTTATCTCTGTTATCCATTAAATTACTTTTATCCTATATGACACCAAAACAAACACTCACTCTatttcatattaaatgaggtacttttctttttagtctgttccaaaacaaatgacacatttttaaatttgaaaataattcaactttaaactcttttattttacccatttacccttaatgagaagcttttatagctacacaaatgtcatggtcccacaaactttttaccccttaagcttttaagaccacaagtttcaaaagtcttcttcttttttcttaaactccgtgccgagaCAAACTACCTCATATAatatgaaacagagggagtagtaTAAAATTGGCTTATATACTCTTAATAAAAAAATCAGCTAATAAAATCAAAATTATATGGATTTCATTattgcaaaattttaaaagaGATCACTACCAACCAATAAAGTTGTTTGACTGCTTCTACAGGAAAAAATCTAAATTTACAAGATATATATAAATGCAAAAGTTCTGGCACTCTATATACAAGGCTGAATTAAGTATCATCTGAATTTGACTTGATACTTCATTCCACAAGGATGTTAATGACTTATCTCACATAAGGTATGTCCAATAAATTAGTATCTGAAAGTAATCAGCAATACAAATTATTCAATTACTTGTCCATGGCAAGAGGCAAGGTGTGGCCCCACCAGCAAACACCCAC is drawn from Nicotiana tabacum cultivar K326 chromosome 9, ASM71507v2, whole genome shotgun sequence and contains these coding sequences:
- the LOC142163788 gene encoding uncharacterized protein LOC142163788, whose product is MDNRDKMWMGLRRNVVEDHLIVNGFVHGYNKWIFHGEGFSSRKTACPSSNEEGSDIYDDIDGLLHDTFRNVEDDLGHKRVRDGPSEDANRFFKLLEEGKEELYPGCENFSKLDFTIRLYLFKCIYGMSNVAFTDLLELLKEAFPWKNVFNVLTNKKTKTSAKVLRYFPLKPWLQRIFMCPEIAVAMKWHAIERLNDGNIRHPADSDAWKEFDSLHPEFSSDPRNTFLPPEHPFRRDKKSFDGKEDHRLAHTPLSDTEVLEELREFKNVFGKGQKKRSRDNKCPWKKRSIFFELPYWETNKLRHNLDLMHNEKNICDSILGTLLEIDEK